From a single Marinobacter sp. THAF197a genomic region:
- a CDS encoding DUF5677 domain-containing protein encodes MAEKQSQTIEVYRAAADALYAVSGMLLFSFAKHDCDTKNIIIRNFVARSAMTLKSVFSLWDNGDTQNAWVIHRALVDRMFHLHSLGVNDDFQAFDDWSFFEQFKSQNRVKSDAIFKDQAVGWVYEISEEKKARIKALEKNKPKWRRPRAEDVAKDMGMEFLYKYGYDYASSHVHPMANDGEQDFYTITKLQPSPRFPSQITVISNTILTSTLILQDSLNHSSFSWRRVLWDFIDNVRAMLDNGDVRYQVSFEKLAILFKEHDLCEPNNA; translated from the coding sequence ATGGCTGAGAAGCAGTCTCAAACCATTGAGGTGTACCGAGCTGCCGCAGATGCGCTCTATGCGGTCAGTGGAATGCTGCTTTTCTCATTCGCCAAACACGATTGTGACACTAAGAACATAATTATCAGGAATTTCGTTGCCCGCTCAGCCATGACGCTTAAAAGCGTTTTTTCTCTTTGGGATAACGGCGACACTCAAAATGCTTGGGTTATTCATCGAGCCTTGGTCGATAGAATGTTTCATTTGCACAGCCTCGGAGTGAATGACGACTTTCAAGCTTTCGATGACTGGTCTTTTTTCGAACAATTTAAGAGCCAAAACCGTGTAAAAAGCGATGCCATCTTTAAGGATCAGGCTGTCGGCTGGGTATATGAAATTAGTGAGGAGAAAAAGGCACGCATCAAAGCCCTCGAAAAAAACAAGCCTAAGTGGCGGCGTCCGAGGGCGGAGGATGTCGCTAAAGATATGGGAATGGAATTTCTTTACAAATACGGCTACGACTATGCCTCAAGTCACGTCCATCCTATGGCCAATGATGGTGAGCAAGACTTTTACACCATTACAAAGCTTCAGCCATCGCCGAGGTTTCCCTCGCAGATCACGGTAATCTCGAACACTATTTTGACCTCTACGCTGATTCTTCAGGATTCATTGAATCACAGCTCTTTTAGCTGGAGGCGAGTGTTATGGGACTTCATAGATAATGTCCGAGCAATGTTGGATAACGGCGATGTCCGCTATCAGGTATCTTTCGAAAAGTTGGCTATTTTATTCAAAGAACACGATTTATGTGAGCCCAACAATGCCTAA
- a CDS encoding BrnT family toxin has protein sequence MDEFEFDDAKSQANLDKHGIDFVAAQRLWKDPYLLEIRAKSEDEPRFLLVGKIGEKHWSAVVTYRDARIRLISVRRSRKKEVELYES, from the coding sequence ATGGATGAATTTGAATTCGACGATGCCAAAAGCCAGGCTAATCTGGATAAGCACGGTATCGATTTCGTTGCTGCCCAAAGGCTGTGGAAAGATCCGTACCTGCTGGAGATCCGCGCAAAATCAGAGGATGAGCCGAGGTTTTTGCTAGTAGGCAAGATTGGTGAAAAGCACTGGTCGGCTGTCGTCACCTACAGGGATGCTCGTATTCGTCTGATTTCAGTCAGGCGTTCCCGGAAGAAGGAGGTTGAGCTCTATGAAAGCTAA
- a CDS encoding SagB/ThcOx family dehydrogenase, with product MVFELPAPELQSSESLVGCIESRRSSRKYSKAPLPLGALSQLLWSAQGVTGAEQKRSTPSAGELYPLHLKIVVQRVSELEPGTYEYDADSHSLKLVGGCIPEGAMHELGIGDQPWLKDAAVVIGVSAKLRDVVRHFEFQLPQGKRGARYVYMETGALAQNVHLQSTALGVGCVLVAGFDDSMVKQALRLPSDLEPTALLCIGQRRDI from the coding sequence ATGGTTTTCGAGCTACCTGCACCGGAATTGCAAAGCTCTGAGTCATTGGTTGGCTGTATTGAGTCTCGGCGCAGCTCAAGAAAATATTCGAAGGCACCGCTACCTTTAGGTGCTTTGTCCCAATTGCTTTGGTCGGCTCAAGGCGTAACTGGTGCCGAACAGAAAAGATCCACTCCATCGGCGGGTGAGTTATACCCGCTGCATCTAAAAATTGTGGTGCAGCGGGTATCGGAGCTTGAGCCCGGTACTTATGAGTATGACGCTGATAGCCATTCGTTGAAGCTAGTCGGTGGCTGTATTCCGGAAGGGGCAATGCACGAGCTAGGGATTGGTGATCAACCGTGGTTGAAAGACGCGGCCGTTGTCATCGGGGTTTCAGCGAAACTCAGAGATGTGGTTCGCCACTTTGAATTTCAGTTACCTCAGGGAAAGCGCGGTGCTCGCTATGTTTATATGGAAACTGGGGCTTTAGCTCAAAATGTTCATCTCCAGAGTACGGCTCTCGGGGTTGGTTGTGTTCTGGTGGCTGGGTTTGATGATTCAATGGTCAAGCAAGCATTGAGGTTACCCTCAGACTTGGAGCCAACAGCACTGCTGTGTATCGGGCAACGGCGGGATATTTGA
- a CDS encoding GNAT family N-acetyltransferase, with translation MEWRKDDYLITDDPSKVQLDVVHRLLAATYWGGRRPREIVERMVAGSICFSLYRGPTQIGFGRAVTDSATFTWVADIVVEPEFRGIGLGTWIMKCLLEHPATKGTQMVLQTRDAHGLYERFGFSGNSALMSTGVTDL, from the coding sequence ATGGAATGGCGCAAGGACGATTACCTAATCACCGATGACCCATCCAAAGTGCAATTGGATGTTGTCCACCGCCTGCTTGCGGCAACCTATTGGGGTGGCCGCCGTCCGCGAGAAATCGTAGAGCGCATGGTTGCAGGCTCTATCTGCTTTAGTCTTTACCGGGGTCCTACACAGATCGGTTTTGGGCGGGCAGTCACCGATAGTGCTACGTTTACTTGGGTGGCGGATATTGTTGTTGAGCCTGAGTTCCGGGGTATCGGGCTGGGGACCTGGATCATGAAATGTTTGCTAGAGCATCCGGCCACCAAGGGAACCCAAATGGTGTTGCAAACCCGCGATGCGCACGGTCTGTATGAGCGGTTTGGATTCTCTGGAAATAGTGCTCTCATGAGCACCGGAGTAACTGATTTATAA
- the brnA gene encoding type II toxin-antitoxin system BrnA family antitoxin, whose translation MKAKDFDKKFEEGQEDIVDDLDLSSARRVNQEQKRINVDFPAWVVESLDREAARIGVTRQSIIKVWLVERLQAESANKPLNGDAAGGAH comes from the coding sequence ATGAAAGCTAAAGACTTCGATAAAAAATTTGAGGAAGGTCAGGAAGATATTGTTGATGACCTGGATCTGTCCTCTGCTCGTCGCGTTAATCAGGAACAGAAGCGAATCAACGTCGATTTCCCGGCTTGGGTTGTGGAGTCGCTGGATCGTGAGGCTGCGCGCATTGGCGTTACCCGCCAATCGATCATCAAGGTGTGGCTGGTGGAGCGTCTTCAGGCAGAATCTGCTAACAAGCCGCTCAATGGTGACGCCGCAGGCGGCGCACATTAG